The Alkalihalobacillus sp. TS-13 genome includes a window with the following:
- the leuB gene encoding 3-isopropylmalate dehydrogenase produces the protein MKKQVAVLPGDGIGQEVMNGALEVLKAVEDHYGHQFKVVQADIGGVAIDHHGTPLPKETLEACKQSDAVLLGAVGGPKWNDVPVEIRPEKGLLGIRKELGLFGNLRPIKTFEALVDASPLKQSVVQGVDFIIVRELTGGLYFGEPRERRGKNQEVAVDTLRYEKKEIEKVVRKAFELASKRRKKLTSVDKANVLESSRMWREVVDQIAPEYPDVEVEHLLVDVAAMKLIYQPNQFDVMVTENMFGDILSDEASMLTGSLGMLPSASLREDDFGLYEPVHGSAPDIAGKGQANPLGMVLSVAMMLRHSFGMKEEADMVEAAVEEILRTGARTADLAGNQIVPVSKTKEMIDLVVEQMKPNYAMSGILAAYL, from the coding sequence ATGAAAAAGCAAGTGGCAGTACTACCAGGTGATGGGATCGGGCAAGAAGTCATGAATGGGGCACTTGAAGTGTTAAAAGCTGTCGAAGACCACTATGGACATCAATTCAAGGTTGTTCAAGCAGATATTGGTGGTGTTGCCATTGATCATCATGGCACTCCTCTCCCTAAGGAAACACTTGAAGCCTGTAAACAAAGCGATGCCGTCCTACTCGGTGCAGTAGGCGGACCGAAATGGAACGATGTACCTGTGGAAATCCGCCCTGAGAAAGGTTTACTAGGAATCCGCAAAGAGCTGGGGTTGTTCGGCAACCTTCGTCCAATCAAGACATTTGAAGCTCTTGTTGACGCTTCACCATTGAAACAGAGTGTCGTCCAGGGTGTCGATTTCATCATCGTCAGGGAATTGACCGGCGGCCTTTATTTCGGTGAACCAAGAGAACGAAGAGGAAAGAATCAGGAAGTTGCTGTTGATACGCTCCGATACGAGAAGAAGGAGATCGAGAAGGTCGTCCGCAAAGCATTCGAACTTGCCTCCAAACGTCGGAAGAAGCTAACTTCCGTTGATAAAGCGAATGTGTTGGAATCAAGCAGGATGTGGAGAGAGGTCGTTGATCAGATCGCACCGGAATATCCGGATGTAGAAGTCGAACATCTTCTTGTAGATGTCGCAGCTATGAAACTCATTTATCAACCGAACCAATTCGATGTTATGGTGACGGAGAACATGTTCGGAGACATCCTTAGTGATGAAGCCTCCATGTTGACCGGTTCACTAGGAATGCTTCCATCCGCTAGTTTAAGAGAAGACGATTTCGGACTCTATGAACCTGTCCACGGTTCAGCCCCTGATATTGCTGGTAAAGGGCAGGCGAATCCACTCGGAATGGTATTATCTGTTGCGATGATGCTGCGCCACTCTTTCGGGATGAAAGAAGAGGCGGATATGGTTGAAGCTGCCGTTGAGGAAATCCTTCGTACTGGGGCACGTACAGCAGACTTGGCAGGCAATCAAATCGTTCCTGTTTCGAAAACGAAAGAAATGATCGACTTAGTCGTCGAACAAATGAAGCCGAATTATGCGATGTCAGGAATCTTAGCGGCATATTTGTAA
- the ilvN gene encoding acetolactate synthase small subunit encodes MKRRIVTATVINQSGVLNRVTGLFTKRHFNIESITVGHTETEGISKMTFVVNVEDDRQIEQLLKQLNKQIDVLKVSDITNQAIVARELALIKVLVNGQTRAEISGIVEPFRALIIDMSRDTLTVQVTGDTEKIEAIIELLRPYGIKELARTGITAFTRGFQKSVTDLKQYTLLK; translated from the coding sequence ATGAAAAGGAGAATCGTAACAGCAACAGTCATCAACCAGAGTGGTGTCTTGAATCGAGTGACAGGACTTTTTACAAAACGTCACTTCAACATTGAGAGTATTACAGTCGGGCATACCGAAACAGAAGGAATCTCGAAAATGACGTTTGTGGTCAATGTCGAGGATGATCGGCAAATTGAACAGCTCTTGAAACAGCTGAATAAGCAGATCGATGTCCTCAAGGTATCCGACATCACTAATCAGGCGATTGTGGCCAGGGAACTTGCACTTATCAAGGTGCTCGTGAATGGGCAGACCCGAGCGGAAATTAGCGGAATCGTCGAACCGTTCCGGGCTTTGATCATCGATATGTCGCGGGACACCCTCACTGTCCAGGTCACTGGTGATACGGAAAAGATCGAAGCGATCATCGAGCTGTTAAGACCATACGGAATCAAGGAGCTTGCAAGAACCGGAATCACAGCATTTACAAGAGGGTTTCAGAAATCAGTCACTGATCTTAAGCAATATACACTATTAAAATAA
- the ilvC gene encoding ketol-acid reductoisomerase: MVKVYYNDDVTNDVLKGRKVAVVGYGSQGHAHAQNLRESGYDVVVGLRPGKSWDQAEKDGFAVKSVREASEEADVVMVLLPDEWQPTVYKNEIKPALTPGKALAFAHGFNVHFNQVVPPEDVDVFLVAPKGPGHLVRRTFANGAGVPALFGVQQNVTGEAANLALAYAKGIGAGRAGILETTFKEETETDLFGEQAVLCGGLTSLVKAGFETLTEAGYQPEVAYFECLHELKLIVDLMYEDGIEGMRYSVSDTAQWGDFVSGPRVVNEETKARMKDVLEDIQSGEFAKGWILENQLNRPVYNATNEREKNHQIEVVGRRLRELMPFIKKEKEKEVVGSGQN, from the coding sequence ATGGTCAAAGTATATTATAACGATGATGTAACGAACGATGTGTTGAAGGGGAGGAAAGTTGCTGTTGTCGGTTATGGTTCCCAGGGTCACGCACACGCCCAGAACTTACGGGAAAGTGGCTATGACGTCGTTGTCGGGCTTCGTCCAGGGAAGTCATGGGATCAGGCGGAAAAAGACGGATTTGCTGTAAAATCTGTACGGGAAGCGAGTGAAGAAGCAGACGTCGTCATGGTGCTGCTTCCGGATGAATGGCAGCCTACCGTCTATAAAAACGAAATCAAGCCTGCATTGACTCCAGGGAAAGCATTAGCTTTCGCACACGGCTTCAACGTCCATTTCAATCAGGTGGTCCCTCCGGAAGATGTCGATGTCTTCCTCGTAGCACCTAAAGGACCAGGACATCTGGTAAGAAGGACATTTGCAAACGGTGCTGGGGTTCCTGCACTTTTCGGTGTCCAACAGAACGTGACAGGTGAAGCGGCGAATCTCGCACTGGCTTACGCAAAAGGAATCGGTGCCGGCCGAGCTGGAATTTTAGAAACGACATTCAAGGAGGAAACGGAAACCGATCTATTCGGTGAACAGGCTGTCCTTTGCGGAGGACTCACCTCTCTCGTAAAAGCAGGCTTCGAAACGTTAACAGAAGCTGGTTACCAGCCAGAAGTCGCTTACTTCGAGTGTCTCCACGAGCTGAAACTAATCGTCGATCTGATGTATGAGGATGGAATCGAAGGGATGAGGTATTCAGTATCGGATACGGCACAATGGGGTGATTTCGTATCAGGTCCACGAGTCGTGAACGAAGAAACGAAAGCAAGGATGAAAGACGTATTGGAAGATATCCAATCAGGTGAATTCGCCAAGGGATGGATTCTTGAGAACCAATTGAACCGTCCTGTCTATAACGCTACGAATGAACGGGAGAAGAACCATCAGATCGAGGTAGTGGGAAGGAGATTACGAGAGCTGATGCCGTTCATCAAAAAAGAAAAAGAAAAGGAAGTGGTCGGCAGTGGCCAAAATTGA
- the leuD gene encoding 3-isopropylmalate dehydratase small subunit translates to MKGIREISGKVFPLNRDNVDTDQIIPKQFLKKIDRQGFGKFLFYHWRYDDDGSLRSDFHLDDAKYSGASVLVGGENFGCGSSREHAPWALQDFGFDVVIAPSFADIFYNNCLKNGMLPIRLSHQEVKRLLEKGLQSDYTLSVNLEEQSIRDTEGFESSFDIDPYWKEMLLNGWDEISITLTYEEQIEQYEKSRQE, encoded by the coding sequence ATGAAAGGAATCCGTGAAATCAGTGGGAAGGTTTTTCCGTTAAACAGGGACAATGTTGATACTGACCAGATCATCCCGAAGCAATTTCTGAAAAAGATCGATCGCCAGGGATTCGGCAAGTTCCTTTTCTATCATTGGCGATATGACGACGATGGATCGTTGCGAAGTGATTTCCATTTGGATGATGCGAAATATTCAGGAGCCTCGGTACTGGTCGGAGGCGAGAACTTCGGTTGCGGTTCATCAAGAGAGCATGCGCCATGGGCTCTGCAGGACTTCGGATTTGATGTGGTCATCGCACCGAGCTTTGCAGACATTTTTTACAACAATTGTTTGAAGAACGGGATGTTACCGATTAGGTTGAGCCATCAGGAAGTCAAGAGGTTGCTCGAAAAAGGATTGCAATCGGATTATACGTTATCCGTAAATCTAGAGGAACAATCCATCCGTGATACAGAAGGCTTCGAATCATCATTTGACATCGATCCTTACTGGAAAGAGATGCTGTTGAACGGATGGGATGAAATATCGATCACCCTCACCTATGAGGAGCAGATCGAACAATATGAAAAATCAAGACAGGAGTGA
- a CDS encoding 2-isopropylmalate synthase, producing the protein MAKIDVFDTTLRDGEQSAGVNLNHLEKLEIAHQLERLGVDIIEAGFPAASKGDLQSVKRIAESVKNSSVTGLARANRKDIDAAWEALKGSAEPRLHVFLATSPIHMTYKLKMTTDQVLEKAVETVKYAKKNFTHVQWSAEDACRSDKHFLVKIITEVINAGATVINLPDTVGYMTPEEYGGLFRFIKENVPNVDKVKLSAHCHNDLGMATANTLAAIENGADQVEGTINAIGERAGNTGLEEIAVALHIRDDFYRAKTGLKLDELKRTSNLVSKLTGMNVPGNKAVVGNNAFAHESGIHQDGMLKEKTTYEIISPELIGVQTNRLVLGKHSGRHAFKNKVKDMGFELTDQKLNEAFQMFKDLADKKKEVSDDDIFALLMEKQTEAEGVPTYDLKSLQVQYGMDNIPTATIAVVKPDGTYTQEAATGFGSVEAIYNTIEKLVEDSIVLLDYKIHSVGGGRDALAEVYVQVKYNDVQSSGRGTAQDVLEASARAYLDAVNRVRNVHQREKKKASV; encoded by the coding sequence GTGGCCAAAATTGATGTCTTTGACACAACCCTAAGAGACGGTGAACAATCAGCTGGCGTCAATCTAAACCACCTTGAGAAACTTGAAATCGCTCATCAATTAGAACGTTTGGGCGTCGATATCATTGAAGCCGGCTTTCCGGCAGCGTCCAAAGGGGATCTGCAATCAGTCAAACGGATTGCGGAATCTGTGAAAAACAGTTCGGTGACGGGGCTTGCCCGTGCGAACCGCAAAGACATCGACGCAGCTTGGGAGGCGTTGAAAGGATCGGCTGAACCAAGACTCCATGTGTTTCTTGCGACATCACCGATCCACATGACCTACAAGCTGAAAATGACGACAGATCAGGTCCTTGAAAAAGCTGTAGAGACGGTTAAATATGCGAAAAAGAATTTTACACATGTCCAATGGTCAGCGGAAGATGCGTGCCGTTCAGACAAACACTTTCTCGTAAAGATCATCACGGAGGTCATTAATGCAGGCGCGACAGTCATCAACCTTCCTGATACGGTCGGCTACATGACGCCTGAGGAATACGGCGGACTGTTCCGGTTCATTAAGGAGAACGTACCGAACGTCGATAAGGTAAAACTTTCGGCACACTGCCACAATGATCTCGGGATGGCTACAGCCAATACACTCGCCGCGATTGAAAATGGAGCAGATCAGGTCGAAGGAACGATTAATGCAATCGGTGAAAGAGCCGGAAATACTGGTCTTGAAGAAATCGCCGTTGCGCTTCATATCCGGGACGATTTTTACAGGGCGAAGACAGGTTTGAAACTTGATGAATTGAAACGTACGAGCAACCTTGTCAGCAAGCTTACCGGAATGAATGTACCCGGAAACAAAGCAGTTGTCGGAAACAACGCATTCGCCCATGAATCAGGAATCCATCAAGACGGTATGTTGAAGGAGAAAACGACGTACGAAATCATCAGTCCAGAGTTAATCGGCGTACAGACCAACCGCCTTGTGCTAGGAAAGCATTCCGGACGCCATGCTTTCAAAAACAAAGTGAAGGACATGGGCTTCGAATTGACGGATCAGAAGCTGAACGAAGCGTTCCAGATGTTCAAGGATCTCGCTGACAAGAAGAAAGAAGTATCCGACGATGATATCTTCGCTCTCCTCATGGAGAAGCAGACCGAAGCGGAAGGCGTACCAACTTACGACTTGAAGAGCTTGCAAGTGCAATACGGGATGGATAACATTCCAACCGCGACGATTGCAGTCGTGAAACCGGATGGCACTTATACCCAGGAAGCGGCGACAGGCTTCGGCAGTGTCGAAGCGATCTATAACACGATCGAGAAGCTCGTTGAAGATTCAATCGTTCTACTCGACTACAAGATCCACTCTGTCGGCGGAGGACGAGATGCACTGGCAGAGGTTTATGTACAAGTCAAATACAATGACGTCCAATCAAGTGGACGAGGAACTGCCCAGGATGTACTCGAAGCATCGGCAAGAGCATACCTGGATGCAGTCAACAGGGTTCGAAACGTACACCAACGCGAAAAGAAAAAAGCGTCTGTGTAA
- the ilvE gene encoding branched-chain-amino-acid transaminase codes for MSEQWIYLNGHFVNKNEAVVSVYDHGFLYGDGVFEGIRMYDGNIFRLKEHVDRLYDSAKSIMLDIPKTKKELSEIIAETLRRNDLRNAYIRVVVSRGVGNLGLDPNSCRNPQIIVIAEQLALFPRQLYDAGIEIATVASRRNRADVLSPKVKSLNYLNNILVKIEANLAGVSEALMLNDQGYVAEGSADNVFIVKGNVIKTPPGYVGALEGITRNAIIEIAQLLGFEMREEVFTRHDVYTADEVFLTGTAAEVIGVVKVDGRQVGDGRPGKYTNQLLEAFRNTVTEDGYKVYSDKKVQAG; via the coding sequence ATGAGCGAACAATGGATTTACCTGAACGGCCATTTTGTCAATAAAAATGAAGCTGTTGTATCTGTGTATGACCACGGATTTTTATACGGAGATGGGGTGTTCGAAGGTATTAGAATGTATGATGGCAATATATTTCGCCTGAAAGAACATGTTGATCGCCTATATGATTCGGCGAAATCAATCATGCTCGACATCCCGAAAACGAAAAAAGAATTATCGGAAATCATCGCAGAAACACTGCGTCGGAATGATTTACGTAATGCATATATTCGTGTCGTTGTATCAAGAGGTGTCGGAAACCTTGGTCTCGATCCAAATAGTTGCCGGAATCCTCAGATCATTGTCATTGCTGAACAGCTCGCTTTGTTCCCAAGGCAGCTGTATGATGCAGGCATTGAAATCGCGACGGTGGCAAGCAGAAGGAACCGTGCGGATGTATTATCTCCTAAAGTGAAATCGTTGAATTACTTGAATAACATCCTTGTGAAAATCGAAGCGAATCTCGCTGGTGTGAGCGAAGCATTGATGCTCAATGATCAAGGGTATGTTGCAGAGGGTTCTGCCGACAATGTCTTCATCGTCAAGGGCAATGTGATCAAAACGCCGCCAGGCTATGTGGGAGCGTTAGAAGGTATAACGAGGAATGCCATTATCGAAATTGCTCAACTATTAGGCTTTGAAATGCGGGAAGAGGTATTTACCCGACATGATGTCTATACAGCAGACGAAGTATTCCTGACTGGAACTGCTGCTGAAGTGATCGGCGTTGTAAAAGTCGATGGCAGACAGGTAGGCGATGGACGTCCAGGTAAATATACCAATCAGCTTTTAGAAGCGTTTCGAAATACAGTGACTGAAGATGGATACAAAGTGTACTCAGATAAAAAGGTTCAAGCAGGATAA
- the leuC gene encoding 3-isopropylmalate dehydratase large subunit — translation MKPKNIIEKLWEEHIVYQESGKPDLLYIDLHLVHEVTSPQAFEGLRLKERPVRRPDLTFATMDHNVPTLNRTVIKDEVAKTQMTRLEENCKEFGIELADIHHPDQGIVHVIGPELGLTQPGKTIVCGDSHTSTHGAFGALAFGIGTSEVEHVLATQTLWQARPKTLQIEVTGKLGFGVTAKDLILGIIAKFGVGVGAGHVIEFTGEAIRNLSMEERMTVCNMSIEAGAKAGIISPDEVTFDYLEGKRHVPNGDRFMASIEKWKSFATDEGASYDKTLQIDGAEIEPQVTWGTNPSMGIGISDQVPSPDQYDRKSDQEAVQRALTYMDLIGGTKIEEVSIDFVFIGSCTNSRLSDLRAAAEVVKGRKVKRSVTALVVPGSQSVKNQAEQEGLHEVFQDAGFEWRESGCSMCLAMNDDIVPPGKRCASTSNRNFEGRQGNGARTHLVSPAMAAAAAIEGRFTDVREMMSVVH, via the coding sequence GTGAAACCAAAAAATATCATTGAAAAGTTGTGGGAGGAACATATCGTCTATCAGGAAAGCGGCAAGCCGGATCTGCTTTACATCGATCTCCACCTGGTTCATGAAGTGACATCTCCCCAAGCCTTTGAAGGTCTGAGACTGAAGGAGCGACCGGTGAGACGTCCTGATCTGACTTTCGCTACGATGGATCACAATGTTCCGACTCTTAATCGGACAGTGATCAAAGACGAGGTGGCAAAGACCCAGATGACCAGGCTCGAGGAAAATTGTAAGGAATTCGGGATCGAGCTTGCAGATATCCACCATCCGGATCAAGGAATCGTCCATGTAATCGGACCAGAACTTGGTCTGACGCAACCGGGTAAAACGATCGTGTGTGGAGACAGCCATACCTCCACGCACGGTGCTTTCGGAGCTCTGGCCTTCGGGATCGGGACGAGTGAGGTCGAACATGTCCTCGCTACCCAGACATTGTGGCAAGCCAGACCGAAAACACTGCAGATCGAAGTCACAGGAAAACTCGGTTTCGGTGTCACAGCAAAGGATCTGATTCTCGGTATCATTGCGAAGTTCGGAGTCGGTGTAGGAGCAGGGCATGTCATCGAATTCACAGGAGAAGCAATCAGAAATCTCTCGATGGAAGAGAGGATGACAGTCTGCAACATGTCGATCGAAGCAGGTGCTAAAGCCGGAATTATCAGCCCTGACGAAGTTACATTCGATTATTTGGAAGGAAAGCGCCATGTTCCAAATGGAGACCGTTTCATGGCATCCATTGAGAAATGGAAGTCATTCGCAACGGATGAAGGAGCAAGCTATGACAAAACGCTTCAAATCGATGGTGCTGAAATCGAGCCTCAAGTGACATGGGGGACGAATCCTTCGATGGGCATCGGTATCAGTGATCAAGTACCTTCGCCAGATCAGTATGACAGGAAATCTGATCAGGAAGCCGTGCAAAGAGCCCTTACCTATATGGATCTTATAGGTGGAACGAAAATTGAGGAAGTTTCGATCGATTTCGTCTTCATCGGGTCCTGTACCAATTCACGGTTAAGTGACCTTCGGGCAGCAGCCGAGGTTGTGAAGGGACGTAAGGTCAAAAGGAGTGTCACAGCTCTTGTCGTTCCGGGTTCACAATCAGTCAAAAACCAGGCAGAGCAAGAAGGTTTGCACGAAGTTTTCCAGGATGCTGGTTTTGAATGGCGCGAGTCCGGGTGCAGCATGTGCCTCGCCATGAATGATGACATCGTCCCGCCTGGAAAACGATGTGCGTCGACGTCGAACCGTAACTTTGAGGGACGGCAAGGGAATGGCGCAAGAACACATCTTGTCAGTCCGGCAATGGCTGCGGCAGCAGCGATCGAAGGCCGTTTTACAGATGTTCGTGAAATGATGTCAGTAGTACACTAG
- the ilvB gene encoding acetolactate synthase large subunit, giving the protein MKVKMKAEPEEQRLTGAETLIHALKQEKVEVVFGYPGGAVLPIYDALYRNPIRHVLARHEQGAIHAAEGYARVSGKPGVVLATSGPGATNLITGITDAMMDSLPLVIFTGQVASGVIGTDAFQEADVTGITMPITKHNYQVRDLKDLPRIVKEAFHIATHGRPGPVLVDIPKDVSATATDVNFDGSVHLPGFQPTTNPNVLQIKKLNEAIESAKKPVILAGAGILHAKASEQLRSVAELKNIPVVHTLLGLGGFPADHPLFLGMGGMHGCYAANMALYECDLLVNIGARFDDRLTGDLKTFAPNATVAHIDIDPAEIGKNVKTHIPIVGDAKAALQKLVDEQGSSSMCDEWVEHLRQYKQEYPYWHKELEDAISPQKLITEIHSLTDGEAIVTTDVGQHQMWAAQYYTFNDPHKWVTSGGLGTMGFGFPAAIGAQIAEPDKKVVSIVGDGGFQMTSEELILLRELDLPVKIIIVNNGALGMVRQWQESFYEQRYSQSVFSLQPDFVKLADSYGVRGFKVETEEMAKTLLSEVLADDEPALIDCRVCPVENVYPMVAPGTGLHEMIGVKP; this is encoded by the coding sequence ATGAAGGTGAAAATGAAGGCAGAACCTGAAGAGCAGCGGCTGACTGGTGCCGAGACTCTGATCCATGCCTTGAAGCAAGAAAAAGTCGAAGTTGTTTTTGGGTATCCGGGAGGAGCGGTTTTACCAATCTATGATGCACTTTATCGTAACCCGATCAGGCACGTGCTAGCACGACATGAACAAGGAGCAATCCACGCGGCTGAAGGTTATGCAAGAGTTTCAGGTAAACCCGGCGTCGTTTTAGCAACATCAGGACCGGGTGCGACGAATCTGATCACAGGTATTACCGACGCGATGATGGATTCACTGCCGCTTGTCATTTTTACAGGTCAGGTGGCATCTGGTGTCATCGGAACAGACGCCTTTCAAGAAGCGGATGTAACCGGAATTACGATGCCGATTACAAAACATAACTACCAGGTCCGAGACTTGAAAGACCTCCCTAGAATTGTGAAAGAAGCGTTTCATATTGCAACGCATGGCCGTCCGGGTCCAGTGCTTGTCGATATTCCGAAGGATGTTTCTGCGACGGCGACGGATGTGAACTTTGACGGATCGGTACATCTTCCGGGATTCCAGCCGACGACGAATCCGAATGTCTTGCAAATCAAAAAGCTGAACGAAGCGATCGAATCAGCAAAGAAACCAGTGATTTTAGCAGGAGCAGGGATATTGCACGCCAAGGCATCCGAACAATTACGATCAGTAGCTGAATTGAAAAATATCCCAGTCGTCCATACGTTGCTCGGATTAGGCGGTTTCCCGGCAGACCATCCGCTGTTTCTCGGAATGGGAGGAATGCATGGATGCTATGCCGCAAACATGGCGTTATACGAATGTGATCTGCTCGTGAATATCGGTGCCCGGTTTGACGATCGGCTGACAGGAGATCTCAAGACCTTCGCACCGAATGCAACAGTCGCTCATATCGATATCGATCCCGCTGAAATCGGGAAAAACGTGAAAACACACATTCCGATCGTCGGAGATGCGAAAGCGGCACTGCAAAAGCTTGTAGACGAGCAAGGATCGAGCTCGATGTGTGATGAATGGGTCGAGCACTTACGGCAATACAAACAGGAATATCCGTACTGGCATAAGGAGTTGGAGGATGCGATCTCTCCTCAAAAACTGATTACGGAAATCCATTCGCTGACAGACGGAGAGGCGATCGTAACAACGGATGTCGGGCAGCATCAGATGTGGGCAGCTCAATATTATACCTTCAACGATCCGCACAAATGGGTCACTTCCGGAGGACTTGGGACGATGGGATTCGGATTCCCGGCAGCAATCGGCGCCCAAATCGCTGAGCCGGATAAAAAGGTTGTAAGCATTGTCGGAGACGGCGGCTTTCAAATGACCTCCGAGGAGCTTATCCTTTTAAGGGAATTGGATCTCCCAGTCAAAATCATCATCGTCAATAATGGGGCTCTCGGAATGGTAAGGCAATGGCAGGAATCCTTTTACGAACAGCGTTATTCACAATCCGTCTTCAGTCTGCAGCCTGACTTCGTCAAACTGGCTGATTCATATGGCGTGAGAGGATTCAAGGTTGAAACAGAGGAAATGGCCAAGACGTTGCTATCTGAAGTATTGGCTGATGATGAACCGGCATTGATCGATTGTCGCGTTTGTCCAGTAGAAAACGTTTATCCGATGGTAGCACCAGGAACAGGACTCCACGAAATGATCGGGGTGAAACCATGA
- the ilvD gene encoding dihydroxy-acid dehydratase, with protein MRSDMIKKGIDRAPHRSLLRATGVKTRDIEKPFIGVCNSYIDIIPGHMHLNVFAQVVKDAIREAGGIPFEFNTIGVDDGIAMGHIGMRYSLPSREVIADSAETVINAHWFDGVFFIPNCDKITPGMLMAAARTNVPSVFVSGGPMEGGTSKDGKPLSLVSVFEGVGAHQSGTMTSEELLDIEQNACPTCGSCSGMFTANSMNSMMEMVGLALPGNGTIVATSDERHRLIKEAAHHLVDMIKKDIKPRDIITKDAIDDAFALDMAMGGSTNTVLHTLAIANEAEVDYDINRINEIAEKTPYLAKISPASDYTMDDVHHAGGISAIIKELCEIDGLVNRDRITVTGKSLYETVKSYDIKNDEVIRRRDNPYSKVGGLSVLNGNIAPEGGVIKVGAVDPSIKTFVGKAVCFDSQDEAQQGIDDGTVQEGDVVVIRYEGPKGGPGMPEMLAPTAAIAGRGLDKKVALITDGRFSGASRGISVGHISPEAAEGGPIAFVQDGDSIFIDLQNRTINLMISEEELEERRQNFVQPPPKIKKGYLARYAKLVTSASTGGIMKI; from the coding sequence ATGCGAAGTGACATGATCAAAAAAGGGATAGACCGTGCACCGCACAGGAGTCTGCTGCGTGCTACGGGCGTCAAGACAAGAGATATAGAAAAGCCGTTCATCGGTGTTTGCAACTCTTACATCGATATCATTCCTGGCCATATGCATTTGAATGTTTTTGCACAAGTCGTTAAAGACGCAATTCGCGAAGCAGGCGGCATACCATTCGAATTCAACACGATTGGCGTGGATGATGGAATCGCGATGGGACATATCGGAATGCGATACTCCTTGCCTAGCAGGGAAGTCATCGCTGATTCAGCCGAAACCGTAATCAATGCTCACTGGTTTGATGGGGTGTTCTTCATTCCAAACTGTGACAAAATCACACCAGGAATGTTGATGGCAGCGGCAAGAACAAATGTACCTTCTGTTTTCGTATCAGGAGGTCCGATGGAAGGCGGAACTTCGAAAGACGGTAAACCGTTATCTCTCGTATCCGTTTTTGAAGGTGTCGGTGCCCATCAATCCGGGACAATGACATCTGAAGAACTTCTTGATATTGAACAAAACGCTTGTCCGACATGCGGTTCATGTTCAGGAATGTTCACGGCGAACTCGATGAATTCCATGATGGAGATGGTCGGCCTGGCGTTACCAGGAAACGGGACGATCGTCGCTACATCAGATGAACGTCATCGACTGATTAAAGAAGCTGCTCATCATCTGGTCGACATGATCAAGAAGGATATCAAACCGAGAGACATCATTACGAAAGATGCGATTGATGATGCATTCGCACTTGATATGGCGATGGGCGGATCAACGAATACCGTTCTTCACACTTTAGCAATCGCGAATGAAGCAGAGGTTGATTATGACATCAACCGAATCAATGAAATCGCTGAAAAAACGCCGTACCTGGCAAAAATAAGTCCGGCATCGGATTATACGATGGATGATGTACACCACGCTGGAGGAATCAGCGCAATCATCAAAGAGCTTTGTGAAATTGATGGATTGGTCAACAGGGATCGAATTACTGTAACCGGAAAATCGTTATATGAAACAGTCAAATCGTATGATATCAAAAATGACGAAGTGATCCGGCGAAGGGATAATCCTTATAGTAAAGTCGGCGGCTTATCAGTCCTGAATGGGAATATCGCACCAGAAGGCGGCGTGATCAAAGTCGGTGCTGTCGATCCTTCAATCAAGACGTTCGTGGGAAAAGCAGTATGCTTCGACTCACAGGACGAAGCACAGCAAGGAATCGATGACGGAACGGTCCAAGAAGGGGATGTAGTCGTTATCCGATATGAAGGTCCGAAAGGCGGACCAGGGATGCCGGAAATGTTAGCACCGACTGCAGCGATTGCAGGACGGGGGCTGGATAAGAAAGTTGCCTTGATAACAGATGGCCGGTTCTCAGGGGCCTCCAGAGGCATCTCCGTCGGACACATCTCACCGGAGGCGGCAGAAGGCGGACCGATCGCTTTTGTACAGGATGGCGATTCGATCTTCATCGACCTTCAGAACCGTACAATCAACCTGATGATTTCAGAGGAAGAACTAGAGGAGCGCAGGCAAAATTTCGTTCAGCCTCCTCCAAAGATCAAAAAAGGTTATTTAGCTCGATATGCCAAACTAGTAACATCCGCGAGTACAGGCGGAATCATGAAAATTTGA